From Pelotomaculum schinkii, the proteins below share one genomic window:
- a CDS encoding Tex family protein: MIKQVDIIAIVAKETGIPRHKVEQTVKLLADNTIPFIARYRKEQTGELDEEQIRNIDEQHRYYTSLEQRKEEIIRLIDEQGKLTEELQAKIINCTKLSKLEDLYLPYKPKRKTRAGVAREHGLEPLANFLLSFPRSESPEEEAYAYISESVPTVEEALQGAMDIVAESVAEDADVRGWVREHTRRGGLLVTSGRKTEEDKTYRDYYDYKEPVNRIPPHRVLAINRGEKEEVLSVSIEVDESPVLQWLKRKFLEEGSTTSEYVSKAIKDGYKRLIAPAVERDIRNELTDKAQAQAIKVFSKNLRSLLLQPPVRGKVVLGLDPGYRTGCKWSVIDKTGKFLEAGVIYPTAPLKKIKESEEALAGLVEKYGVNAIVIGNGTASRETEVFVADFIKSCNKPGLSYTIVSEAGASVYSASKLAKKEFPGLDVSERGAVSIARRIQDPLAELVKIEPRAVGVGQYQHDLPPKHLDEKLAEVVESVVNYVGVDLNTASAQLLGYVAGIKATVAENIVHYRDEIGGFKRRKELSKVPRLGPKTLEQCVGFLRINNGDDRLDATAIHPESYDLTHRFLDLIGSGVDEIGRSSIRSKIAGVDVEEIAAQLDAGVPTLKDIVDCLARPGRDPREDLPVPVFRTDVLSIEDLKPGMELTGTVRNVVDFGAFVDIGIKNDGLVHVSEMSDTRVRHPMDLVSVGDVVKVYVLSIDMERGRVALSMKTRL; the protein is encoded by the coding sequence TTGATAAAACAGGTAGATATTATTGCTATCGTAGCAAAAGAAACAGGTATTCCTCGGCATAAGGTCGAGCAAACGGTCAAGCTTTTGGCCGATAACACAATCCCTTTCATTGCCCGTTACCGCAAAGAGCAGACAGGAGAGCTCGACGAAGAACAGATCCGCAACATTGATGAACAGCACAGGTACTACACCAGTCTTGAACAGCGCAAGGAAGAGATAATCCGCCTGATTGACGAACAGGGGAAACTTACTGAAGAGCTGCAGGCTAAAATCATTAACTGCACCAAACTCTCAAAATTGGAAGACCTGTACCTGCCCTACAAGCCCAAGCGCAAAACCAGGGCCGGCGTTGCCAGAGAGCACGGGCTCGAACCTTTAGCTAATTTTCTTTTGTCCTTCCCCAGGTCGGAAAGCCCGGAGGAAGAGGCTTATGCCTATATATCTGAATCAGTTCCCACAGTTGAAGAAGCCCTGCAGGGAGCTATGGACATCGTTGCCGAGAGTGTGGCCGAGGACGCCGATGTGCGCGGCTGGGTGCGTGAACATACCAGGCGGGGAGGGCTCCTCGTCACCAGTGGGCGCAAGACGGAAGAAGACAAAACTTACCGGGATTATTACGATTACAAAGAGCCAGTGAACAGGATACCTCCGCACCGGGTGTTGGCTATTAACAGGGGTGAGAAAGAAGAAGTACTGAGTGTCTCCATTGAGGTGGATGAAAGTCCTGTACTCCAATGGCTCAAGCGTAAATTTTTAGAAGAGGGTTCAACGACCTCTGAGTACGTGTCAAAAGCTATTAAGGACGGGTATAAAAGACTCATTGCTCCTGCTGTTGAGCGGGATATCCGGAATGAATTAACTGATAAAGCACAGGCACAGGCCATCAAGGTATTCTCAAAGAACCTGCGCAGCTTGCTGCTCCAGCCGCCGGTACGCGGTAAGGTGGTCTTGGGGTTGGATCCAGGCTACCGTACAGGCTGCAAATGGTCGGTAATAGACAAAACCGGGAAATTCCTGGAGGCCGGTGTCATTTACCCCACTGCTCCCTTGAAAAAAATAAAGGAGTCCGAAGAAGCCTTAGCCGGCCTGGTAGAAAAGTATGGAGTTAATGCAATTGTCATAGGCAATGGCACCGCTTCCAGGGAAACGGAGGTGTTTGTCGCAGATTTTATCAAGTCTTGCAACAAGCCGGGCCTATCGTATACTATTGTCAGCGAGGCCGGCGCCAGCGTCTATTCAGCCTCCAAACTGGCCAAAAAAGAATTTCCCGGCCTTGACGTTTCAGAACGCGGCGCGGTATCCATTGCCCGCCGCATTCAGGATCCCTTGGCTGAATTGGTAAAAATTGAGCCCCGGGCAGTAGGTGTCGGGCAGTACCAGCATGATTTGCCGCCCAAACACCTTGATGAAAAGCTTGCAGAGGTGGTTGAATCAGTCGTGAACTATGTGGGTGTTGACCTTAACACAGCCTCTGCACAGCTTTTGGGCTATGTTGCCGGAATCAAAGCGACCGTTGCCGAGAATATCGTGCATTACCGTGATGAGATTGGTGGTTTTAAGCGCCGCAAGGAGTTATCCAAAGTACCCAGGCTAGGCCCCAAGACACTTGAGCAGTGCGTGGGGTTTTTGCGTATTAACAACGGAGACGACCGGCTGGACGCTACCGCAATCCACCCGGAGTCATACGACTTGACCCACCGCTTCCTCGACCTGATCGGTTCCGGGGTGGATGAAATAGGCCGCTCCAGCATCAGATCGAAAATTGCCGGGGTGGATGTTGAGGAGATCGCGGCGCAGCTTGACGCCGGTGTCCCGACCCTTAAAGATATTGTAGACTGTTTGGCCCGGCCGGGCCGGGATCCCAGGGAGGACCTGCCGGTACCAGTGTTCCGCACGGACGTACTTAGCATTGAAGATTTAAAGCCGGGCATGGAACTCACCGGCACTGTCCGTAATGTTGTTGATTTTGGCGCCTTTGTGGATATTGGGATCAAAAACGACGGTTTGGTCCACGTTTCGGAAATGTCGGACACCCGTGTGCGACACCCGATGGACCTGGTTTCAGTGGGGGATGTGGTCAAGGTATACGTGCTGTCGATCGATATGGAAAGAGGCAGGGTCGCTCTTTCTATGAAAACAAGGCTGTAG
- a CDS encoding DEAD/DEAH box helicase, producing MTDNRISVFSEWLPGKGFIIWAAGADHTTVFHELKYLLFARHKASYYGTFIDTGSHRGREALYLSPLTSLDFFTTRTWSGELDWRWSDETRALMEAAPRFRKALAAGCWKPDFDKWREGRRGWRMDWERASGCGDLPVIVPFIDEWADLIINNLIEEKPEIGRTWEKILSSYPVLIPAQDRSQPLTGDEETWLEAAGWQQDHTPFRTCLELAEPDGEDTAWLLNIILQDKEDRGSLAAWEPGAMRPDWQEHSDRVERDIQKWIDILPWLQDSRGEGSAGLRRELTEVDAWEFLNTGSIQLAQAGHTVFLPKWWQEVQKLVPSLKIRTRSSVGSSKESLLGVSQIVQFDWNLAVGGLELPEEEFRKLVAKKRRLVRIQGKWIQLDPAFVKKIQQYLRKKDGISLGEILHMRLLTPVDETSLEPEPGPAEALQVEVELSGQFARMVEQLNNLDQIPILETIASFYGSLRRYQLAGASWLLFLRRFGLGGCLADDMGLGKTIQWIAYLLKVQENENPPCPSLLICPTSVLGNWQKELARFAPSLKVQLHYGPQRAKGPDFLSSIEGVGLVITSYNLAHIDEEDLAAVEWDCICLDEAQNIKNAYTKQAAAVRKFKGRHRIAMTGTPMENRLTELWSLFDFINPGYLGSSKEFNRSFISAIEKKGDATDIGRVQKLIRPFLLRRVKNDPAIELDLPEKQEQKEYIPLTVEQASLYESVLEDLFNKLEKSDGMARRGLILSTLMKLKQICDHPALFLKEGPLENINAGSKKVERLLEMIAELRQQGDRCLIFTQFIRMGQLLQEVILKELGEESYYLHGGTPRKERDEMVARFQDTGSHNYNIFILSLKAGGLGLNLTAANHVFHFDRWWNPAVENQATDRSHRIGQNRHVMVHKFISLGTMEERIDEVLERKSSLNEQIIGAGEAWVTEISTSELRELFSLRKEWVGA from the coding sequence ATGACGGATAACCGCATCAGCGTTTTTTCGGAATGGCTGCCCGGTAAAGGTTTCATCATCTGGGCAGCGGGAGCCGACCATACAACCGTTTTTCATGAATTGAAGTACCTGCTTTTTGCCAGGCACAAAGCTTCATATTACGGGACCTTTATCGATACCGGCAGCCACCGGGGCAGGGAGGCGCTTTACCTTTCTCCCCTGACTTCGCTAGACTTCTTCACCACCCGGACCTGGTCCGGAGAGCTGGACTGGCGTTGGAGCGACGAAACCAGAGCGTTGATGGAAGCAGCGCCGCGGTTCAGAAAAGCCCTGGCCGCCGGCTGCTGGAAGCCGGATTTCGACAAGTGGCGGGAAGGCAGGCGGGGGTGGCGCATGGACTGGGAGCGCGCCTCCGGTTGCGGCGACTTGCCGGTCATAGTGCCCTTTATTGATGAATGGGCTGATCTGATTATCAATAATCTGATCGAAGAAAAACCGGAAATCGGCCGGACCTGGGAAAAAATTCTGTCGTCATATCCTGTACTGATTCCCGCTCAGGATAGAAGTCAGCCTTTAACCGGTGATGAAGAAACGTGGCTGGAAGCCGCCGGCTGGCAGCAGGACCACACCCCTTTTCGGACTTGCCTGGAACTTGCGGAACCGGACGGCGAAGACACCGCCTGGCTGCTTAATATTATTTTACAGGACAAAGAGGACCGCGGCAGCCTGGCAGCCTGGGAACCCGGGGCCATGCGGCCGGATTGGCAGGAGCATAGCGACCGTGTCGAACGCGATATCCAGAAATGGATCGACATCCTGCCGTGGCTGCAGGATAGCCGCGGGGAAGGATCAGCAGGACTGCGCCGGGAACTTACTGAGGTTGATGCCTGGGAATTTCTCAATACCGGCAGTATCCAGCTGGCGCAGGCCGGCCACACCGTCTTTTTGCCCAAATGGTGGCAAGAAGTACAAAAGCTCGTGCCGTCGCTTAAAATCAGGACCCGCTCCTCGGTGGGCTCATCGAAAGAAAGCCTCCTGGGTGTCAGCCAGATTGTGCAATTTGACTGGAATCTGGCTGTCGGCGGCCTGGAACTGCCGGAAGAAGAGTTCCGGAAGCTGGTTGCAAAAAAACGGCGGCTGGTGCGGATCCAGGGCAAGTGGATCCAGCTCGACCCTGCTTTTGTGAAGAAAATCCAGCAATACCTTCGTAAAAAGGACGGTATTTCGCTGGGTGAAATCCTGCATATGCGCCTGCTTACCCCGGTTGACGAAACTTCTTTGGAACCGGAGCCCGGCCCGGCAGAAGCTCTGCAGGTGGAGGTGGAGCTAAGCGGACAGTTCGCCCGGATGGTGGAACAACTGAACAACCTGGACCAGATTCCCATACTTGAGACGATAGCTTCTTTTTACGGCTCGCTTAGAAGATACCAGCTGGCAGGCGCCTCCTGGCTGTTATTCTTGCGCCGCTTCGGCCTGGGCGGTTGCCTGGCCGACGATATGGGCCTCGGGAAAACAATCCAATGGATTGCCTATTTGTTAAAAGTCCAAGAAAACGAAAATCCTCCTTGCCCGTCACTTTTGATTTGTCCGACTTCAGTCCTGGGCAACTGGCAGAAGGAGTTGGCCCGTTTTGCGCCTTCACTTAAGGTACAGCTTCACTATGGCCCGCAGCGGGCAAAAGGTCCTGATTTCCTATCCTCCATTGAAGGCGTCGGCCTGGTGATTACTTCCTATAATCTGGCCCACATAGACGAAGAAGATTTGGCTGCGGTGGAATGGGACTGCATTTGCCTGGACGAGGCCCAAAACATTAAAAACGCCTACACCAAACAGGCCGCCGCGGTACGCAAATTTAAAGGACGCCATCGCATAGCCATGACCGGCACGCCGATGGAAAACCGCCTGACCGAGCTGTGGTCGCTTTTCGACTTTATCAACCCTGGCTACCTCGGCAGCAGTAAGGAGTTTAACCGCAGCTTCATAAGCGCTATTGAGAAAAAAGGAGACGCGACAGATATCGGCCGGGTGCAAAAGTTGATCCGCCCGTTCCTGCTGAGAAGGGTGAAAAATGACCCGGCTATCGAGCTGGACCTGCCGGAAAAGCAGGAACAAAAAGAATACATTCCCTTGACCGTTGAACAGGCGTCTCTTTACGAAAGCGTATTGGAAGACCTGTTTAATAAACTGGAGAAATCAGACGGCATGGCCCGGCGGGGTTTAATCCTGTCCACGCTGATGAAGCTGAAACAGATCTGTGATCACCCGGCGCTTTTTCTAAAAGAAGGTCCGCTTGAAAACATCAATGCAGGTTCCAAAAAAGTGGAGCGTCTTCTGGAAATGATCGCGGAGTTGCGCCAGCAGGGCGACCGCTGCCTCATTTTTACACAGTTTATCAGGATGGGGCAGCTGCTGCAGGAAGTTATATTAAAAGAGCTGGGAGAAGAGTCTTACTACCTGCATGGCGGTACTCCCAGGAAGGAGCGGGACGAAATGGTAGCCCGTTTCCAGGATACAGGCTCACACAATTACAATATTTTTATACTGTCACTCAAAGCGGGCGGTCTTGGCTTGAACCTCACCGCCGCCAACCATGTCTTTCATTTTGACCGCTGGTGGAACCCTGCCGTGGAGAACCAGGCCACCGACCGCTCGCACCGGATCGGCCAGAACCGTCACGTCATGGTCCATAAATTCATCAGTCTGGGCACGATGGAAGAACGTATCGACGAAGTGCTGGAGCGCAAGTCGAGCTTGAATGAGCAAATCATCGGCGCCGGTGAAGCCTGGGTAACGGAGATCTCCACCAGTGAGTTGCGGGAGCTTTTCTCCCTCCGCAAGGAATGGGTCGGCGCCTAA
- a CDS encoding SWIM zinc finger family protein: MYKDRISSEKLSIMADEATRCMAPEVYEKGKTLYDRDRIKWVKIFGPRIYSTVDDDKMYTVTVHIDNFSQSTCTCAKKRLCEHIAAVFIHYYGPRMMEFENSPKMNFSASKNAPPKNTNLNLKNQAVQSTPDKEGPVELWYEYFENTYGRIRESRKRPSLSYSDFFASELYISARLYDEFMDVVNVHSQSWPSLNRDLYRFHSDLFFMDMLEKQIKDVQPAYVDHYQMEEIWDDFMRSFAAILSNKQREKNKPLFQTFFQKAIEVARERLFLVKTPLFNWLMVYRLLCVTSYNDCLEKETRYLEEFLAGHEPDQQSYYYAVLGLASLRLAANREEDALSVLRQLKDKRIDDLLFYLEYFARAREWEKLLAWVNWLAPDIKGANAVVLEDICKYCLQAVENSKFGQEFIKLIRSWLPRSLDCYAQYLLEEDLFREWVELHMSYRGYTWDNIDKDVLRLIEAKDPAALIPLYHQWSAMLIEGKTRKSYQASVRVLKKLRALYNKSKAIKEWNTFIYSLAARYPRMRALQEELRKGKLISS, encoded by the coding sequence ATGTATAAGGATCGGATCTCCAGCGAAAAATTGTCGATCATGGCTGACGAGGCAACCCGCTGTATGGCCCCGGAGGTATATGAGAAGGGGAAAACCCTCTACGATCGTGACCGGATCAAATGGGTCAAAATATTTGGGCCAAGGATTTACTCGACTGTTGATGACGATAAAATGTATACTGTGACGGTACACATTGATAATTTTTCCCAAAGCACCTGCACTTGCGCAAAAAAACGCCTTTGTGAACATATTGCCGCAGTTTTTATTCATTACTACGGCCCCAGGATGATGGAATTTGAAAATTCACCAAAGATGAATTTTTCGGCAAGCAAGAACGCCCCCCCTAAAAACACTAACCTAAACCTAAAAAATCAGGCGGTTCAGAGTACTCCTGACAAGGAAGGACCTGTTGAGCTTTGGTATGAGTATTTTGAGAACACCTACGGCAGGATCAGGGAATCCAGGAAGAGGCCATCTCTATCGTATTCGGATTTTTTTGCCAGTGAACTGTATATCAGCGCCAGGTTATATGACGAGTTTATGGACGTGGTGAACGTTCACAGCCAAAGCTGGCCTTCCTTAAACAGGGACTTATACCGGTTTCACAGCGACCTGTTTTTTATGGACATGCTGGAAAAACAAATAAAGGATGTCCAACCGGCATACGTGGACCATTATCAAATGGAAGAAATATGGGATGATTTTATGCGGTCCTTTGCCGCCATTCTGTCCAATAAGCAACGGGAAAAAAATAAACCGTTGTTTCAGACGTTTTTTCAGAAGGCTATAGAAGTTGCCCGCGAGCGTCTTTTTCTGGTGAAAACCCCTCTTTTTAATTGGTTAATGGTCTACCGCCTGTTGTGTGTCACTTCGTATAATGATTGTCTGGAAAAAGAAACACGTTACCTGGAAGAATTCTTAGCTGGGCATGAGCCGGACCAGCAGAGCTATTATTACGCGGTCCTCGGGCTGGCCAGCCTGAGATTGGCCGCCAACAGGGAAGAGGACGCCCTGTCCGTGCTGCGGCAGCTTAAAGACAAGCGCATAGATGACCTGCTCTTTTACCTGGAGTATTTTGCCCGGGCGAGGGAATGGGAAAAACTCCTGGCTTGGGTCAACTGGCTGGCTCCCGATATAAAGGGAGCAAATGCTGTTGTATTGGAGGATATCTGCAAGTACTGCCTCCAGGCGGTTGAAAACAGTAAATTCGGGCAGGAATTTATCAAGCTTATTCGCTCCTGGCTGCCCCGCAGCCTGGATTGCTATGCCCAATATCTTCTGGAGGAGGACCTGTTCAGGGAATGGGTTGAATTACACATGAGCTACCGGGGATACACCTGGGATAATATCGACAAGGATGTATTGCGGCTCATTGAAGCAAAGGACCCGGCCGCCCTGATACCCCTTTATCACCAGTGGTCGGCCATGCTTATAGAAGGGAAAACCAGAAAATCTTATCAGGCGTCGGTCAGAGTGCTCAAAAAATTGCGCGCGCTCTATAACAAGAGCAAAGCCATCAAGGAATGGAATACCTTCATTTACAGCCTGGCTGCGCGTTACCCGCGGATGAGGGCGCTGCAGGAAGAGTTGCGGAAAGGAAAGCTGATTTCTTCATGA
- a CDS encoding ABC transporter ATP-binding protein produces the protein MLEIKNITKVFHPGDINEKTALRDLSLHLAPGEVVAVIGSNGAGKTTLLNAIAGVFQIDEGQMLIEGQEVGRKPEHVRAAYIGRVFQDPNLGTAATMTIEENLVMALQRGKPLRLRRGTAKNKRELFRERLEPLGLGLENRLTSKVGLLSGGQRQALTVLMATIARPKLLLLDEHTAALDPKTAAVVLDLTTRIIADGNLTTLMVTHNMEQALTVGTRTIMMHEGRIILDISGPERARLEIPDLLKMFEQASGKALNTDRLLLAQ, from the coding sequence GTGCTTGAAATAAAAAACATCACCAAGGTCTTTCACCCCGGTGATATCAATGAAAAAACCGCCCTGCGGGACCTTTCCCTGCATCTTGCGCCGGGTGAGGTCGTTGCGGTGATCGGCAGCAACGGGGCAGGCAAGACCACCCTGCTGAACGCCATAGCCGGTGTTTTTCAGATCGACGAAGGGCAAATGCTGATTGAAGGACAAGAGGTCGGCCGAAAGCCCGAGCATGTCCGGGCCGCTTATATCGGGCGCGTTTTTCAGGACCCCAATCTGGGTACGGCGGCAACCATGACCATCGAGGAAAACCTGGTAATGGCCCTGCAGCGCGGTAAGCCGCTGCGCCTGCGGCGGGGAACTGCAAAAAATAAGCGTGAACTGTTCCGCGAGCGCCTTGAGCCGCTTGGCCTGGGTCTGGAAAACAGGCTGACTTCCAAGGTCGGCCTTCTTTCCGGGGGACAGCGTCAGGCGTTGACGGTACTGATGGCAACCATCGCCAGACCAAAGCTCCTGCTTCTTGACGAGCACACCGCTGCGCTCGATCCAAAAACGGCAGCGGTGGTGCTGGACCTGACCACCAGGATTATCGCTGATGGAAACTTGACAACCCTCATGGTGACGCACAATATGGAACAGGCGCTGACCGTAGGCACACGTACGATCATGATGCACGAAGGCAGGATCATTCTCGATATCAGCGGTCCGGAAAGGGCTCGTTTGGAGATCCCCGACCTGCTCAAGATGTTCGAGCAGGCCAGCGGCAAAGCTTTAAATACCGACCGTTTACTCCTGGCCCAATAA
- a CDS encoding ABC transporter permease — MLSLHIWMGALEQGLLWGSMILGVYLTFRILNFPDLTVDGSFTLGAAVAARLILGGCDPWLATMAAVLAGAAAGLVTGLLHTQLKIDPLLSGILAMIALYSVNLRIMGTANLSLLRVDTIFSSISGFTGLSASALALGGAVSLLVVIGLYFFLQTEVGLGVRATGDNPQMIRSLGVNTNTTKLIGLSLSNALVAVSGSLVGQYQSFADVGMGIGMIVVGLASVIIGEVLVRTPTIFRALVAALVGSVIYRAVIAGVLQLGMPATDLKLLTAAIVTVALAFPVFRARFRKLPLSRERSGQSA; from the coding sequence ATATTGTCGTTGCACATTTGGATGGGCGCCCTGGAGCAAGGATTACTCTGGGGCTCCATGATCCTGGGGGTCTACCTGACCTTCCGGATCCTGAACTTTCCTGACCTCACGGTAGACGGCTCCTTTACCCTGGGAGCCGCGGTAGCTGCGCGCCTGATTCTTGGCGGCTGCGACCCGTGGCTTGCGACCATGGCCGCTGTCCTGGCCGGCGCCGCAGCGGGGCTGGTTACAGGACTGCTCCACACGCAACTGAAAATCGACCCCCTGCTTTCAGGTATTCTTGCCATGATAGCTTTATACTCTGTTAACTTGCGCATAATGGGTACGGCAAACCTGTCGCTGCTGCGCGTGGACACCATTTTTTCCTCCATCAGCGGTTTCACCGGCCTAAGCGCCTCAGCCCTTGCGCTGGGCGGCGCCGTCTCTCTGCTTGTGGTCATTGGCCTCTACTTTTTCCTGCAAACAGAAGTTGGTCTGGGGGTACGGGCGACCGGCGATAATCCCCAGATGATCCGCAGCCTTGGTGTTAATACCAACACCACCAAACTCATCGGGCTTTCCTTGAGCAACGCCCTTGTTGCCGTATCCGGGAGTCTGGTGGGACAATACCAGAGCTTTGCCGATGTCGGCATGGGCATCGGGATGATCGTCGTCGGCCTGGCCTCGGTCATCATCGGAGAAGTCCTGGTCCGCACTCCGACGATCTTCCGGGCGCTTGTGGCAGCCCTGGTCGGTTCGGTCATCTACCGCGCCGTCATTGCCGGAGTCCTGCAATTGGGCATGCCGGCGACGGATTTAAAACTCCTCACGGCGGCTATAGTGACAGTCGCCCTGGCCTTCCCCGTTTTCCGGGCGCGTTTCCGCAAACTTCCGTTATCCCGGGAAAGGAGTGGTCAGAGTGCTTGA
- a CDS encoding ABC transporter substrate-binding protein, which produces MKRVIFTVLAVLLVLGAAGCGSKEKSSSGQQQSQKVELGIIQIVEHPALDAARKGFLDVFAENGYKDGDKLAVDYQNAQGQQDNLQTIANKLAQDKKSLILAIATPSAQVMADKTSEIPILITAVTDPVEAKLIKSMDKPDTNITGTTDMNPIKEQLQLIKDIVPSVKKVGIIYNSSEINSQVQAKACKDIAPELGLEIVEAPITASNEVMQGAQSLVGRCDAVYVPTDNMVVAAISSVVKVGESSKLPVFAAEENSVKSGAIGTYGIDYYKLGRQTGEMALRILKGEKPQEMAIESQKELTLTLNPAAAARMGVTLPEELKAKATLVE; this is translated from the coding sequence GTGAAAAGAGTAATTTTTACAGTGTTGGCGGTACTTCTGGTTCTGGGCGCCGCCGGATGCGGCAGCAAGGAAAAGTCATCGTCCGGACAACAGCAGTCTCAAAAGGTTGAGTTGGGTATTATTCAAATTGTGGAGCATCCGGCTTTAGACGCCGCCCGCAAAGGTTTCCTGGACGTATTTGCGGAAAACGGCTACAAGGATGGCGATAAGCTTGCTGTTGACTACCAGAATGCGCAGGGGCAGCAAGACAACCTGCAAACCATTGCCAACAAGTTAGCCCAGGACAAGAAGAGCCTGATCCTGGCTATCGCTACCCCTTCCGCCCAGGTCATGGCCGACAAGACGAGTGAAATTCCTATTCTGATAACTGCTGTGACCGACCCGGTAGAGGCAAAGCTCATCAAGAGCATGGACAAGCCGGATACCAATATAACGGGCACCACGGACATGAACCCGATTAAAGAACAGTTGCAGCTTATCAAGGATATCGTCCCCTCAGTAAAAAAAGTAGGTATCATTTATAACTCCAGCGAGATTAATTCCCAGGTGCAGGCAAAGGCTTGCAAGGATATAGCCCCCGAACTGGGGTTGGAGATCGTGGAAGCTCCGATTACTGCCAGCAATGAAGTGATGCAGGGGGCCCAGTCCCTGGTCGGCCGTTGTGATGCCGTCTACGTCCCAACCGACAACATGGTTGTGGCGGCCATCTCCAGCGTTGTCAAGGTGGGTGAAAGCAGCAAGCTGCCTGTCTTTGCCGCTGAGGAAAACTCGGTCAAGAGTGGCGCCATCGGCACTTACGGTATCGACTACTATAAGCTTGGACGCCAGACCGGTGAGATGGCCTTGCGTATCCTGAAAGGTGAGAAGCCGCAGGAAATGGCCATTGAGAGCCAGAAGGAACTGACCCTGACGCTGAATCCCGCAGCCGCCGCGCGCATGGGCGTGACGCTGCCTGAAGAGCTTAAAGCAAAAGCCACGCTGGTCGAGTAG
- a CDS encoding TnpV protein yields MTYSQVGDYLLPDLALPETEHATIGKYGIGMLLLNGVLQNAGNKNSVKKIG; encoded by the coding sequence ATTACTTATTCACAAGTTGGAGACTACCTGCTGCCTGATTTGGCGTTACCCGAAACTGAACACGCTACAATCGGTAAATACGGTATCGGGATGCTGCTATTAAATGGGGTATTGCAGAACGCAGGAAATAAAAACTCTGTGAAGAAAATAGGATAG
- the vanR gene encoding VanR-ABDEGLN family response regulator transcription factor, protein MMGKILVVDDEQSIADLIEVYLKSENYNVLKFYNGHDALQCIEKENIDLAILDVMLPDVNGFSICQQIREKHNFPIIMLTAKDEEIDKITGLTLGADDYITKPFRPLEMVARVKAQLRRFTKYNPAEPSQEENSIVFSGLVLNKDKHECILNEKPLSLTPTEFSILWVLASNRGRVVSSEELFHEVWGDKYFTNCNNTVMVHIRHLRGKMHDSAERPQYIKTVWGVGYKIEG, encoded by the coding sequence ATAATGGGAAAAATTCTGGTGGTAGATGATGAACAGTCTATTGCAGACTTAATTGAAGTATATCTAAAAAGCGAAAACTACAATGTACTTAAGTTTTATAATGGACATGACGCCTTGCAATGTATTGAGAAGGAGAACATAGATTTAGCGATATTGGATGTCATGCTTCCCGATGTAAACGGCTTTTCAATCTGCCAGCAAATCAGAGAAAAGCATAATTTCCCTATTATTATGCTAACCGCCAAGGATGAAGAAATTGACAAGATTACCGGCCTTACGTTAGGTGCGGATGATTACATTACAAAACCTTTTCGGCCTCTTGAAATGGTTGCGCGGGTGAAGGCGCAATTGCGGAGGTTTACAAAATACAATCCGGCTGAACCGAGCCAGGAGGAAAATTCCATCGTATTTTCCGGCTTGGTATTAAATAAGGACAAGCATGAATGCATACTGAATGAAAAACCGCTTTCCCTTACTCCCACAGAGTTTTCTATTTTGTGGGTCCTGGCGTCCAATCGGGGGCGTGTTGTCAGCTCGGAAGAATTGTTCCACGAGGTATGGGGGGACAAGTATTTTACCAACTGCAATAATACCGTAATGGTGCATATTCGGCATCTAAGGGGGAAAATGCACGACAGCGCGGAACGGCCGCAATACATCAAAACGGTATGGGGGGTCGGCTATAAAATTGAAGGATAA